A stretch of the Marinobacter sp. JH2 genome encodes the following:
- the eno gene encoding phosphopyruvate hydratase, producing MTKIANIKAREVLDSRGNPTVEADVILENGTLGRACAPSGASTGSREALELRDGDQTRYLGKGVRKAVDAINGQIRDALVGKDSADQRGLDKVMIDLDGTENKANLGANAILAVSLAAAKAAAASLGKPLYEHIADVNGTSGKFSMPVPMMNILNGGEHADNNVDIQEFMVQPVSVTSFAEALRVGAEIFHSLKKVLKAKGLNTAVGDEGGFAPNLPSNEAALAAIQEAVEQAGYELGKDVTLALDCASSEFYKDGQYQLTGEGKSFDSEGFADYLAGLCERYPIVSIEDGMDESDWDGWKILTDKLGSKVQLVGDDLFVTNTKILKQGIEKGVGNSILIKFNQIGSLTETLDAIKMAQDAGYTAVISHRSGETEDTTIADLAVATCAGQIKTGSLCRSDRVAKYNQLLRIEGDLEGSAPYRGLIEIKGQG from the coding sequence ATGACCAAGATTGCCAACATCAAAGCTCGTGAGGTTCTGGATTCACGCGGTAACCCAACCGTTGAAGCCGACGTAATTCTGGAAAACGGAACCTTGGGCCGTGCCTGTGCACCGTCTGGTGCTTCTACCGGTTCCCGCGAAGCGCTGGAACTGCGTGACGGCGACCAAACCCGTTACCTTGGTAAAGGTGTACGCAAGGCCGTTGACGCTATCAATGGTCAGATTCGTGACGCTCTAGTAGGCAAAGATTCTGCAGACCAGCGTGGTCTGGACAAGGTCATGATCGACCTTGACGGCACCGAAAACAAGGCCAACCTGGGTGCCAATGCCATTCTGGCCGTATCTCTGGCCGCCGCGAAAGCAGCTGCTGCCTCCCTGGGTAAGCCTCTGTATGAGCACATCGCTGATGTGAACGGCACGTCCGGCAAATTCTCTATGCCTGTTCCGATGATGAACATTTTGAACGGTGGTGAGCACGCCGACAACAACGTCGACATTCAGGAATTCATGGTTCAGCCAGTCTCTGTAACCAGCTTCGCTGAAGCCCTGCGCGTAGGTGCGGAAATCTTCCACAGCCTCAAGAAAGTTCTGAAAGCCAAAGGCCTGAATACAGCAGTAGGCGACGAAGGTGGTTTTGCGCCAAACCTGCCATCCAACGAAGCCGCGTTGGCTGCTATCCAAGAAGCCGTTGAGCAAGCCGGTTACGAACTGGGTAAAGATGTTACCTTGGCACTGGACTGTGCTTCTTCAGAATTCTACAAAGACGGCCAGTACCAGTTGACTGGTGAAGGCAAGAGCTTCGACTCTGAAGGCTTCGCGGATTATCTGGCTGGGTTGTGCGAGCGTTACCCAATCGTATCTATCGAAGACGGTATGGATGAAAGCGACTGGGATGGTTGGAAAATTCTGACAGACAAGCTGGGCAGCAAAGTTCAGTTGGTTGGTGATGACCTTTTCGTAACCAACACCAAAATCCTCAAGCAGGGTATCGAGAAAGGCGTTGGTAACTCCATCCTGATCAAGTTCAACCAGATCGGCAGCCTCACTGAAACTCTGGATGCTATCAAAATGGCTCAGGATGCAGGCTATACCGCGGTTATCTCTCACCGTTCCGGTGAAACCGAAGACACCACTATCGCTGATCTTGCTGTAGCGACTTGCGCTGGCCAAATCAAGACCGGTTCGTTGTGCCGTTCTGACCGTGTAGCCAAGTACAACCAGTTGCTGCGCATTGAAGGTGATCTGGAAGGTAGCGCACCTTATCGTGGCCTGATTGAAATCAAAGGCCAAGGCTAA
- a CDS encoding septum formation initiator family protein encodes MKTLWAILAVLILLLQVRLWVGEGSFAQVWALEEAIAKQQAENAGLAARNDRLYAEVRNLRNQQGAVEERARMNLGLIRDDETFFLVVEK; translated from the coding sequence ATGAAAACGCTTTGGGCCATTCTTGCTGTGCTGATACTCCTGCTACAGGTTCGCCTGTGGGTCGGGGAGGGTAGCTTTGCGCAAGTTTGGGCACTGGAAGAGGCGATTGCTAAGCAGCAAGCTGAGAATGCCGGGCTGGCGGCTCGGAATGACCGGCTTTATGCAGAGGTTCGTAACTTGCGTAATCAGCAGGGGGCGGTGGAAGAGCGGGCCCGCATGAACCTGGGCTTGATTCGGGACGATGAGACGTTTTTCCTCGTTGTCGAAAAGTAA
- the ispD gene encoding 2-C-methyl-D-erythritol 4-phosphate cytidylyltransferase, with amino-acid sequence MKHSDLWLVVPAAGIGQRMKAECPKQYLKISDRFILDITLSRLLDSAPFKGCMVPLNPQDRWWSDSECAKDDRIQTCTGGKERADSVLFALHALEEQADDNDWVLVHDAARPCLHAHDLSNLIDTLFEHPVGGLLATPVADTLKLASKGSEPEVQETVDRSQLWRALTPQMFRFGALQSALELCLKNGHGVTDESSAMEFSGNMPLLVEGRADNLKITVPSDLDLAEFILNRQ; translated from the coding sequence ATGAAACATTCTGATCTTTGGCTTGTGGTTCCTGCCGCCGGTATCGGCCAGCGCATGAAAGCCGAATGTCCCAAGCAGTATCTGAAAATCTCTGACCGCTTTATCCTCGATATAACCTTGTCCCGTCTGCTGGATAGCGCACCGTTTAAAGGTTGCATGGTGCCATTAAACCCACAGGATAGGTGGTGGTCCGACAGCGAGTGCGCAAAGGATGATCGCATCCAGACGTGTACCGGTGGTAAGGAGCGGGCCGACTCGGTGCTTTTTGCGCTCCATGCTCTGGAAGAGCAGGCCGATGATAACGATTGGGTGTTGGTGCACGATGCCGCGCGACCGTGTTTGCATGCTCACGACCTTTCCAATTTGATTGATACGCTGTTTGAGCATCCGGTAGGTGGGCTGCTTGCAACGCCAGTCGCAGACACTTTGAAGCTGGCTAGCAAAGGATCGGAGCCAGAGGTTCAAGAAACCGTAGATCGCAGTCAGTTATGGCGTGCGTTGACGCCGCAAATGTTCCGCTTTGGTGCTTTGCAGTCAGCGCTGGAATTGTGCCTCAAAAACGGTCATGGCGTTACGGATGAGTCCTCTGCTATGGAGTTTTCCGGTAATATGCCTCTTTTGGTGGAAGGCCGGGCGGATAATCTGAAGATTACGGTACCGTCGGATCTTGATTTGGCCGAGTTTATTCTGAACCGGCAGTAA
- the ispF gene encoding 2-C-methyl-D-erythritol 2,4-cyclodiphosphate synthase: MRIGQGFDVHAFCEGDFVILGGVEIPFNQGLKAHSDGDVLLHALADALLGAVALGDIGHLFPDTSDEWAGADSRELLRTVMQRVQDEGFSVVNIDTTIIAQAPKMAPHVETMRLNIAADLGVPVNRVSVKATTSEKLGFTGRGEGIACQAVCLLEPVTL; this comes from the coding sequence ATGCGTATTGGCCAGGGCTTTGATGTCCATGCCTTTTGTGAGGGCGATTTTGTCATTTTGGGAGGGGTTGAGATTCCCTTCAATCAAGGGTTAAAAGCCCATTCGGATGGCGACGTTCTTTTGCACGCGTTGGCAGATGCGCTGCTAGGAGCGGTGGCATTGGGTGATATTGGTCATTTGTTTCCGGATACCAGTGATGAGTGGGCAGGGGCTGACAGCCGCGAACTGCTGCGAACGGTGATGCAGAGAGTGCAGGATGAGGGATTTTCGGTGGTCAATATTGATACAACGATTATTGCTCAAGCTCCGAAGATGGCGCCTCATGTTGAAACGATGCGTTTGAACATCGCTGCTGACCTGGGGGTGCCAGTTAATCGGGTGAGCGTTAAGGCTACAACTAGTGAGAAACTGGGGTTCACCGGTCGGGGTGAGGGCATAGCCTGTCAGGCGGTGTGTTTGCTCGAGCCGGTGACTCTGTGA
- a CDS encoding tRNA pseudouridine(13) synthase TruD produces MSSSSEVSSRWRLDWPTSSGGRPAAALLKVSAVDFRVTEYLWPDCEGLQAEIAGAGEHLCVRIEKTGDNTEYVARELSVLAGTKAFEVGFCGLKDRHAVTVQWFSLYRPGMESEDAVLLSAIAERWPVLAHRRHARKLRRGEHEQNGFEVVLREVSGNRAQIDAALSLLAERGAPNYFGPQRFGLAGGNLDKAVTLDPTRLNRKRGGRRGGGGSASKNVLYFSAARSWLFNEVLAERVSAGNWFAQLHGEPSENGEPTGPLWGDGGTQAAEEQEKLERAVVARHPEFEQLFASTRMKPERRALVTRAVQLRWEWIEENTLRLHFLLPPGQYATTVLGDVFELKDMSLSRDNK; encoded by the coding sequence GTGAGCTCATCATCGGAAGTTTCATCACGCTGGCGTCTTGATTGGCCGACTTCTTCGGGTGGTCGGCCTGCCGCCGCGTTGCTAAAGGTGAGCGCGGTGGATTTCCGGGTGACGGAGTATCTATGGCCCGATTGTGAAGGTCTACAGGCTGAGATAGCAGGTGCCGGTGAGCATTTGTGTGTTCGGATAGAAAAAACTGGCGACAACACAGAGTACGTTGCCCGTGAGTTGTCTGTTTTGGCGGGTACGAAAGCCTTTGAGGTGGGCTTTTGTGGTTTGAAAGACCGTCACGCCGTAACGGTACAGTGGTTCAGTTTATACCGCCCGGGCATGGAGTCCGAGGATGCTGTCTTACTGTCAGCGATCGCTGAGCGCTGGCCGGTTTTGGCTCACCGCCGGCACGCGCGAAAACTTCGTCGCGGTGAGCATGAGCAGAACGGCTTCGAGGTGGTCTTGCGGGAAGTCAGCGGGAACCGGGCTCAGATTGACGCGGCGTTAAGTCTGTTAGCTGAGCGCGGCGCGCCCAATTATTTCGGTCCGCAGAGGTTTGGCCTCGCTGGCGGTAATCTGGATAAAGCGGTCACCCTTGATCCAACTCGTCTAAACCGAAAACGCGGCGGGCGCCGTGGCGGTGGCGGAAGTGCCTCGAAAAACGTATTGTACTTTTCGGCGGCACGTTCTTGGTTGTTTAATGAAGTGTTGGCGGAACGAGTCAGTGCTGGTAACTGGTTTGCACAGTTACATGGAGAGCCTTCTGAAAACGGCGAACCAACGGGCCCACTTTGGGGTGACGGTGGTACCCAAGCTGCCGAAGAGCAAGAGAAATTAGAACGAGCAGTTGTTGCGAGGCATCCGGAGTTTGAACAGCTTTTTGCAAGCACACGTATGAAACCGGAACGTCGCGCGTTGGTCACTCGGGCTGTTCAGTTGCGCTGGGAATGGATTGAAGAGAATACTTTGCGGCTTCATTTTTTACTGCCGCCAGGTCAGTACGCAACGACTGTGTTGGGTGACGTATTTGAGCTGAAGGACATGAGCCTCAGCCGTGATAATAAGTAA